In Pseudomonas fluorescens NCIMB 11764, a single window of DNA contains:
- a CDS encoding efflux RND transporter periplasmic adaptor subunit → MTVTTRDTPVTFEFVAQTQSSREVEIRARVAGFLEKRLYTEGDLVKSGQTLFQMDRKPFEASLLSAQGQLAQQQARWEVAKATLARVRPLAAQNAVSKMDLDNAVGDERQTRAAVLAAEGTVRTEQLNLSYTTIASPLTGLSSFAKKQEGSYVTPGESGLLTTVSQMDPIYVNFSLSENETLKFRDEIANGHLLFPLRSDFIVEVVLADGSVVPDRGRLNFAAPSYSQDTGTFLVRAVVANPNGQLRPGQFVRARAIGASRPNAIVVPQKAVLEGAKSHFVWVINAEGKPEQRVVEVGDWHGDDWFITQGLQAGERIVVDGAIRVTPGGPLNIISPPPTTQAGETTAKPTEAKSAKDSGRSP, encoded by the coding sequence ATGACGGTTACCACGCGCGACACCCCGGTGACGTTCGAATTCGTTGCCCAAACACAGAGTTCCCGCGAGGTAGAGATCCGCGCCCGGGTTGCCGGCTTCCTGGAAAAGCGGCTGTACACCGAAGGCGATTTGGTGAAAAGCGGGCAAACGCTGTTCCAGATGGACCGTAAACCTTTTGAAGCCTCGTTGCTGTCGGCGCAGGGTCAATTGGCTCAACAACAGGCACGCTGGGAAGTGGCCAAGGCCACATTGGCCCGTGTCCGTCCCCTGGCGGCACAGAATGCGGTCAGCAAGATGGATCTGGACAATGCCGTCGGCGATGAACGTCAGACCCGGGCCGCCGTGCTTGCCGCCGAGGGTACGGTTCGAACCGAGCAATTGAACCTCAGTTACACCACCATCGCCTCTCCCCTCACCGGTCTTTCAAGCTTTGCCAAAAAGCAGGAAGGCAGTTACGTCACACCAGGTGAGTCCGGGCTGCTGACCACCGTCTCACAGATGGACCCAATCTACGTCAACTTCAGTCTTTCGGAAAACGAGACACTCAAGTTCCGCGACGAGATTGCTAACGGCCACCTCCTATTCCCGCTGCGCAGTGATTTTATCGTAGAAGTGGTGCTGGCCGACGGCTCAGTGGTACCTGACCGTGGTCGCCTGAATTTTGCCGCGCCCTCTTATAGCCAGGACACGGGCACCTTTCTGGTCCGCGCCGTGGTGGCCAACCCGAACGGTCAACTGCGTCCCGGCCAATTCGTAAGGGCGCGGGCAATCGGAGCTTCCAGGCCGAACGCCATTGTGGTGCCGCAGAAGGCAGTTCTGGAGGGGGCCAAGAGCCACTTCGTCTGGGTGATCAATGCTGAGGGCAAGCCAGAGCAACGCGTTGTCGAAGTGGGTGACTGGCATGGCGATGACTGGTTCATCACTCAAGGCTTGCAAGCGGGTGAACGCATAGTGGTCGACGGTGCGATCCGAGTGACGCCCGGAGGGCCGCTGAATATCATCTCCCCTCCTCCCACCACGCAGGCAGGCGAGACAACAGCGAAACCGACAGAGGCCAAATCGGCGAAAGACAGTGGGCGTAGCCCATGA
- a CDS encoding cation:proton antiporter, whose amino-acid sequence MYQNLALLAAFLLIYSIFAGRFESRLLNGPLMFMLAGLILGPAYLGILEPRINKDGLKILAELTLAIVLFSDAANADLKVLRAHEGLPLRLLMIGLPLTMLSGWLVGIWLFPQIPLVELAILATLLAPTDAALGKAVVSNPKVPASVREGLNVESGLNDGICVPVLLMFLALLVEEQTQSPLSLALELVIEELGIGAITGVALTFGAWLLQRYSGKHRWQTPMWSQLTLPGLAILCFATAQASGGSGFIASFVGGLLASYLFTEQKHQLLKASEEFASLLSVITWVVFGALVIPWAWSSFTWNIWLYAVLSLTVIRILPVLISLAGTGFDFETRLFIGWFGPRGLASIVFAIMILDYPLQASRTLVAVAACTVLLSVLLHGLSANPWVSRLANRDH is encoded by the coding sequence ATGTATCAGAACTTAGCCCTGCTCGCCGCTTTCCTTCTGATCTACAGCATATTTGCTGGGCGTTTCGAGTCACGCCTGCTCAATGGACCTCTCATGTTCATGCTCGCCGGCCTGATTCTCGGTCCGGCGTATCTGGGTATTCTCGAGCCCCGGATTAACAAGGACGGCCTCAAAATCCTGGCGGAACTGACATTGGCGATTGTTCTCTTCAGCGATGCAGCCAACGCCGACCTCAAAGTTCTAAGAGCGCATGAAGGATTGCCGCTGCGCTTGTTAATGATAGGACTGCCACTGACCATGCTAAGCGGTTGGCTGGTCGGTATCTGGCTGTTCCCGCAGATCCCCCTGGTTGAACTGGCAATACTGGCAACTCTTCTGGCGCCAACCGATGCTGCGCTGGGCAAGGCTGTTGTGAGCAACCCCAAGGTCCCTGCGTCTGTGCGTGAAGGTTTAAACGTGGAGAGCGGGTTGAATGATGGCATCTGCGTTCCGGTGCTACTGATGTTCCTGGCCCTGTTGGTCGAAGAGCAGACTCAATCTCCCCTCTCGCTGGCGTTGGAGTTGGTTATCGAGGAACTGGGCATCGGTGCAATCACGGGTGTCGCCCTTACGTTTGGCGCGTGGCTGTTGCAGCGTTACTCTGGAAAACACCGTTGGCAAACACCCATGTGGTCACAATTGACCCTGCCCGGGTTAGCCATTCTTTGCTTTGCCACAGCGCAAGCATCAGGCGGCAGCGGGTTTATCGCTTCGTTCGTCGGAGGGTTGCTCGCCAGCTATTTATTTACAGAGCAGAAGCATCAGTTGCTCAAGGCCAGCGAAGAGTTCGCCAGTCTGCTGTCAGTCATAACCTGGGTCGTATTCGGCGCACTGGTGATCCCTTGGGCCTGGAGCAGTTTCACCTGGAACATCTGGCTGTATGCAGTGCTCAGTCTCACCGTGATTCGCATACTGCCTGTGCTCATCAGCCTGGCAGGCACCGGCTTCGATTTCGAAACCCGCCTGTTCATCGGATGGTTCGGCCCGCGAGGCTTGGCAAGTATCGTCTTCGCCATAATGATCCTGGACTACCCTCTGCAAGCCAGCCGTACCTTGGTGGCCGTTGCGGCCTGTACCGTTTTACTCAGTGTTCTACTACATGGCTTGAGTGCCAATCCATGGGTCTCACGGTTGGCGAATCGCGATCATTGA
- a CDS encoding methyl-accepting chemotaxis protein, which yields MGLVGALGGVFLGMSEAIILAVGVSVPLGLWVSSRQNRGALQLLEMAEASTCDALLAKMYSDERGPQARLETAFVSQASRLKTCLTRLQDTAEQLTGLAGRSDGLAADSSRGLDRQRVETEQVSAAVNQMAATTQEVASHVQRTADATQEANVLTGRGRDVARDTREAIQRLSVVVGETGLTVAQLAKDSNDIGTVVDVIKGIADQTNLLALNAAIEAARAGDMGRGFAVVADEVRQLAQRTTESTTQIHGLISKLQVSSNNAVKTMESGQRQAEEGVAWVLEADKALVGISEAVANITDMTTQIAAATEEQTAVAEEISRNITTIANLADQTSEQARHSAELSKELTQTANTQYSLVERFNR from the coding sequence ATGGGCCTGGTGGGTGCATTGGGCGGCGTGTTCCTCGGCATGTCAGAGGCGATCATCCTGGCTGTCGGCGTATCGGTGCCGCTCGGGCTGTGGGTGTCGAGTCGCCAAAACCGCGGCGCGCTGCAACTGCTGGAAATGGCTGAAGCCTCCACCTGCGACGCGTTGCTGGCCAAAATGTACAGCGACGAACGTGGCCCCCAGGCACGCCTTGAAACGGCGTTTGTCAGTCAGGCCTCCCGGCTCAAGACGTGCCTCACCCGGCTGCAGGATACGGCAGAGCAACTGACCGGCCTGGCCGGCCGATCCGACGGCCTCGCCGCCGACAGTTCCCGTGGGCTTGACCGCCAACGGGTCGAGACCGAGCAGGTGTCGGCAGCGGTCAATCAGATGGCGGCCACCACACAGGAAGTCGCCAGCCACGTCCAGCGCACCGCCGACGCTACCCAGGAAGCCAATGTGTTGACCGGACGCGGACGCGACGTGGCCCGGGACACCCGCGAAGCCATTCAGCGCCTCTCGGTGGTGGTGGGTGAAACCGGGCTGACAGTCGCGCAACTGGCCAAGGACAGCAATGACATCGGCACAGTGGTCGATGTCATCAAGGGCATTGCCGACCAGACCAACCTGCTGGCGCTGAACGCCGCCATCGAAGCCGCGCGAGCCGGCGACATGGGCCGAGGCTTTGCGGTGGTCGCCGATGAAGTGCGCCAGTTGGCGCAGCGCACGACGGAGTCCACGACGCAAATCCATGGGCTGATTTCCAAGCTGCAGGTCTCGTCCAACAACGCGGTGAAAACCATGGAAAGCGGTCAACGCCAGGCCGAAGAAGGCGTGGCGTGGGTGCTTGAGGCCGATAAGGCATTAGTCGGTATCAGTGAGGCCGTCGCGAACATCACGGATATGACCACCCAGATCGCCGCTGCGACCGAGGAACAAACCGCCGTGGCCGAGGAAATCAGCCGCAATATCACGACCATTGCCAATTTGGCGGATCAGACATCGGAACAAGCCAGGCATTCGGCAGAGCTGAGCAAGGAATTAACCCAGACCGCTAACACTCAGTACTCGTTGGTCGAGCGATTTAACCGATAA
- a CDS encoding putative bifunctional diguanylate cyclase/phosphodiesterase encodes MNTRPSLHSKTFPESQRDILGMIATDHHLSDILCAICQMLDAQAPETVCSILLTDAEGRHLLSGAAPGLPAEYNEAIHGMAIGPQEGTCGTAAFRRELVVTEDIARDPNWERFRSLALGHNLRSCWSVPLLSHQGNVLGTFALYQNRAHAPDEAQIQRLAFAAQLAVIAIRRERDGQRLEESEQRFRSLFTYNPNPVFALDLAGNIQSVNPAGLKLKPHTATDFLGHHFSRLLLEEDLERVSQHFSAARAGEPQRFEARLLDESDKLLTMDISNLPIMVNGEIVGVFGIARDISEQKHFERQLSFNASHDRLTGLLNRVSLEDRLMLDCHISRRRKRRLAVMCIDLDGFKSINDSIGHYFGDQVLIEVAQRMTQQVRPGDTIVRMGGDEFIVLLPDLLRDEDVVPVAERLMASIARPYCVQGMDLHVSASVGITLSDGYLEQPMQLIQQADMAMYKAKQQGRNNFQWYTSDLNQRVCEHASLRNDLQKAIETQSLKLHYQPQIEARTGRVVGIEALLRWEHSEKGFISPAVFVPVAEESGQIIPLSLWVLDTACAQLRQLGEQGIKGISMAVNISPMHFQRGDFVQCVQAILEKQGLSGEQLELEITESLLLHNAEQAVDALHRLKALGVRIALDDFGTGFSSLSYLKRLPIDKIKIDRSFIQEIATDHHDAAITQGIISMAHHLSLTVVAEGVETASQVDFLKGSRCDVFQGYYFAKPMPYAEIEAFLSHPASHT; translated from the coding sequence ATGAATACTCGTCCGAGCTTGCACAGCAAGACATTCCCAGAGTCGCAACGTGACATTCTCGGCATGATCGCGACCGATCATCATCTCAGCGACATACTCTGCGCTATCTGCCAGATGCTCGACGCACAGGCCCCCGAAACCGTCTGCTCGATCCTGCTCACTGATGCCGAGGGCAGACACTTGCTGAGCGGCGCGGCGCCCGGACTGCCAGCCGAGTACAACGAGGCGATTCATGGAATGGCCATTGGTCCACAGGAAGGAACCTGCGGCACCGCAGCGTTCCGGCGCGAGCTTGTGGTCACCGAAGACATCGCCCGGGACCCGAACTGGGAGCGTTTCCGCAGCCTGGCGCTGGGGCATAACCTGCGTTCCTGCTGGTCGGTGCCGTTGCTCTCCCATCAAGGAAACGTGTTGGGTACATTTGCCCTGTACCAGAACCGCGCCCATGCGCCGGACGAGGCGCAGATTCAACGATTGGCCTTTGCAGCCCAACTGGCAGTCATTGCGATCCGCCGCGAACGTGACGGCCAACGTCTGGAGGAAAGCGAACAACGTTTTCGATCATTGTTCACCTACAACCCCAACCCGGTGTTCGCCCTCGATCTGGCCGGCAACATCCAGAGTGTGAATCCGGCAGGCCTGAAGCTGAAACCGCACACCGCAACCGATTTCCTCGGTCATCACTTTTCCCGCCTGTTGCTCGAAGAAGACCTGGAACGGGTCAGTCAGCATTTTTCCGCAGCCCGCGCTGGAGAGCCTCAACGCTTCGAGGCACGGCTTCTCGACGAGAGTGATAAATTGCTGACCATGGACATTTCCAACCTGCCGATCATGGTCAACGGAGAGATCGTCGGGGTATTTGGCATAGCCCGAGACATCAGCGAGCAGAAGCATTTCGAGCGCCAATTGAGCTTCAACGCCAGCCATGACCGCCTGACCGGTTTGCTTAACCGTGTTTCGCTTGAAGACCGGCTTATGCTGGATTGTCACATCAGTCGTCGGCGCAAGCGTCGTCTGGCGGTGATGTGCATTGATCTGGATGGATTCAAATCCATCAACGATTCGATCGGGCATTACTTCGGCGATCAGGTGCTGATTGAGGTGGCGCAGCGTATGACCCAGCAGGTTCGCCCCGGCGATACCATCGTGCGCATGGGCGGTGATGAATTTATCGTTCTATTGCCGGACCTGCTTCGTGATGAGGATGTTGTACCGGTGGCTGAGCGATTGATGGCCAGCATTGCCAGACCCTACTGCGTTCAGGGCATGGACCTGCACGTGAGTGCAAGTGTCGGTATCACACTGAGCGATGGCTACCTCGAACAGCCGATGCAGCTGATCCAGCAGGCTGACATGGCCATGTACAAAGCCAAGCAGCAGGGACGCAACAACTTTCAATGGTACACCAGCGATCTTAATCAGCGCGTTTGCGAGCACGCGAGCCTGCGTAATGACCTGCAAAAGGCTATCGAAACACAGTCGTTGAAGTTGCATTATCAACCGCAGATAGAAGCGCGCACGGGTCGGGTGGTCGGGATCGAAGCGTTGCTGCGCTGGGAGCATTCGGAAAAAGGGTTTATCTCCCCAGCGGTGTTTGTGCCGGTGGCCGAGGAAAGTGGTCAGATCATCCCGCTGAGCCTTTGGGTACTCGATACGGCTTGCGCGCAGTTGCGTCAGTTGGGCGAGCAGGGCATCAAGGGCATCTCGATGGCCGTGAATATTTCGCCGATGCATTTTCAGCGTGGCGATTTCGTCCAGTGTGTCCAAGCCATCCTGGAAAAACAGGGTCTCAGTGGTGAACAGTTGGAACTGGAGATCACCGAGTCGCTTCTGTTACATAACGCTGAACAGGCGGTCGACGCGTTGCACCGGCTCAAGGCCCTGGGTGTACGCATCGCGCTCGATGATTTCGGCACCGGTTTTTCCAGCCTCAGCTACCTCAAGCGTTTGCCCATCGACAAGATCAAGATTGACCGCTCGTTCATCCAGGAAATCGCCACCGACCATCACGATGCTGCGATCACCCAAGGCATAATTTCCATGGCCCATCACCTCAGCCTGACGGTGGTCGCCGAAGGTGTGGAAACGGCGTCTCAGGTGGATTTCCTGAAGGGCAGTCGCTGCGATGTTTTCCAGGGGTATTACTTTGCCAAACCGATGCCCTATGCAGAAATCGAAGCGTTCCTGAGCCATCCCGCGTCCCATACCTGA
- a CDS encoding xanthine dehydrogenase family protein molybdopterin-binding subunit produces the protein MTSFQPATKSQTGHIGARQTRVEDAALLRGLGCYADDAAIPPGTLHAAIIRSPHAHARITSVDFSKALLMKGVHGVLVGEDVKRWALPFPVGVRQPMEHWCVAVDKVRYVGEPVAVVIAESRYLAEDAIEGVRVEYEPLPPIIDPELATAEQAPILHEAVGSNVVNERHFRYGEPEQAFEQAPHKVSLKVKFPRSSCTPIECYVVLAQYERATGIYDVLANFQGPYALHTVMARALNVPGNRLRLRTPKDSGGSFGIKQGVFPYVVMMGLASRKVGAPVKWVEDRLEHLQGASSATNRVTEIEAAVEADGRITALRYDQIDDCGAYLRAPEPATFYRMHGNLTGAYAIRHLQVRNRVVLTNKTPSGLNRGFGGPQVYFALERLLQHIAVQLKLDPLDVIRRNLVPADAFPYRAAAGALLDSGNYQAGIALAAADGGLDELLERRDQARAEGRIYGIGYAAVIEPSISNMGYITTAMTPEERRKAGPKNGAVATATINVGPLGDVSVHVSSAPQGQGHQTTVAQVVAEVLGVALESIVVNVELDTQKDAWSIASGNYSSRFAGAVAGAVYKAALKIRDRLAAIAAEQLQASPEDIRFAGGKIFVVNGGAVAPFHRIAGATHWSPGLLPEGESGGLRETAFWSPPQLEAPDDQDQVNSSLCYGFVFDICGLEIDRMTGEIHIDRYVTCHDAGRLLNPALVDGQIRGGFTQGLGAALMEEFAYGEDGSFLSGTFADYLVPTAPEVIEPMILHMETPSPFTPLGAKGVGEGNNMSTPVCIANAVADALGRSDIRLPLTPSKVRTLIGIDEPPRPAGMEADDNLDAAPAGGPALRANDSVVIPASPQQVFDTLLDPQTLAAIIPGCHDLVLEGENRYRADVTVGVGMIRARFEAKVALSDLDPPHSLRLSGSGSSSMGSAQGQAKVRFVELENGHTRLEYQYQVAVSGKVAAVGGRMLQGASKVIIGQIFTRLSQRVSGQAISTGWWARLRASLGALFGKGGAQ, from the coding sequence ATGACCAGTTTCCAGCCTGCTACAAAAAGCCAGACCGGCCACATCGGCGCCCGTCAGACCCGTGTCGAGGACGCCGCATTGTTGCGCGGTCTCGGCTGCTATGCCGATGACGCTGCGATCCCTCCGGGAACGCTGCACGCGGCGATCATCCGTTCACCCCACGCTCATGCGCGGATCACCTCGGTGGACTTTTCCAAAGCGCTGCTGATGAAAGGCGTGCACGGCGTGCTGGTCGGCGAAGACGTCAAACGCTGGGCGCTGCCGTTTCCGGTGGGTGTGCGTCAGCCGATGGAGCACTGGTGCGTCGCCGTGGACAAGGTGCGCTATGTCGGAGAGCCGGTGGCCGTGGTGATCGCCGAGAGCCGCTATCTGGCCGAGGACGCCATCGAAGGTGTGCGCGTTGAATACGAGCCGCTGCCCCCAATCATCGACCCGGAACTGGCCACCGCCGAACAGGCGCCGATCCTGCACGAAGCAGTCGGCAGCAACGTGGTCAACGAACGGCACTTTCGTTATGGCGAGCCCGAGCAAGCGTTCGAGCAGGCGCCGCACAAAGTCTCGCTCAAAGTGAAGTTTCCGCGCAGTTCCTGCACACCCATTGAATGTTATGTGGTGCTGGCTCAGTACGAGCGCGCCACCGGCATTTATGACGTGCTGGCCAATTTTCAGGGCCCTTATGCGTTGCACACGGTCATGGCCAGGGCACTGAATGTGCCCGGTAACCGCTTGCGTTTACGCACACCGAAAGATTCCGGCGGCAGCTTTGGCATCAAGCAAGGGGTTTTCCCTTACGTGGTGATGATGGGCCTGGCGTCACGCAAGGTCGGTGCACCGGTGAAGTGGGTCGAGGACCGTCTGGAACATCTTCAGGGGGCTTCTTCGGCGACCAATCGGGTGACCGAAATTGAAGCGGCGGTAGAAGCCGATGGCCGCATCACCGCATTGCGTTATGACCAGATCGACGATTGTGGCGCCTACCTCCGAGCGCCCGAACCGGCGACGTTCTACCGCATGCACGGCAACCTGACGGGCGCCTACGCGATCCGCCATTTACAAGTGCGCAACCGAGTGGTGCTGACCAATAAAACCCCTTCCGGCCTGAACCGCGGTTTCGGTGGCCCGCAGGTATATTTCGCGCTGGAGCGGCTGCTGCAACACATCGCCGTGCAGCTGAAGCTTGATCCGTTGGACGTGATCCGCCGCAACCTGGTGCCGGCCGATGCCTTCCCTTATCGCGCGGCCGCCGGTGCGTTGCTCGATTCCGGCAATTACCAGGCAGGCATTGCCTTGGCGGCGGCTGACGGTGGACTCGACGAGTTGCTCGAACGTCGTGATCAGGCGCGTGCCGAAGGCCGGATCTACGGCATCGGTTATGCCGCCGTCATCGAGCCTTCGATTTCCAACATGGGATACATCACCACCGCGATGACACCCGAAGAGCGGCGCAAGGCCGGTCCGAAAAACGGCGCTGTCGCCACCGCCACCATCAACGTCGGCCCATTGGGTGACGTCAGTGTGCACGTGTCCTCGGCACCGCAAGGGCAGGGCCATCAAACCACCGTGGCGCAGGTCGTCGCCGAAGTGCTTGGGGTTGCGCTAGAATCCATCGTGGTCAACGTCGAGCTGGACACTCAGAAGGACGCTTGGTCGATTGCCTCTGGCAACTATTCCAGCCGTTTCGCCGGAGCGGTGGCCGGTGCCGTCTACAAGGCAGCGCTGAAGATACGTGATCGCCTCGCCGCGATTGCCGCCGAGCAATTGCAGGCCAGTCCCGAAGATATTCGTTTCGCGGGCGGCAAGATTTTTGTGGTCAATGGTGGGGCGGTAGCGCCATTCCATCGGATTGCCGGTGCGACCCATTGGTCGCCGGGCCTGCTGCCGGAAGGTGAAAGCGGCGGTCTGCGCGAAACCGCGTTCTGGAGCCCTCCGCAATTGGAGGCACCGGACGATCAGGATCAGGTCAATAGCTCGCTGTGCTACGGCTTTGTCTTCGACATCTGTGGTCTGGAAATCGACCGCATGACCGGCGAGATCCACATCGATCGCTACGTCACCTGCCATGACGCCGGCCGCCTGCTCAACCCGGCGCTGGTCGATGGCCAGATTCGGGGTGGCTTCACCCAGGGCCTCGGCGCGGCGCTGATGGAAGAATTCGCCTATGGCGAGGACGGAAGCTTCCTCTCCGGGACCTTCGCCGATTATCTGGTGCCGACCGCACCGGAAGTGATCGAACCGATGATCCTGCACATGGAAACGCCATCGCCATTCACCCCGCTGGGCGCCAAGGGTGTGGGCGAGGGTAACAATATGAGCACGCCGGTATGCATCGCCAACGCGGTGGCCGACGCCCTCGGTCGCTCGGACATCCGTCTGCCACTGACGCCATCGAAAGTACGTACGCTCATCGGCATCGACGAGCCGCCACGGCCCGCCGGTATGGAGGCCGATGACAACCTCGACGCAGCACCTGCCGGTGGACCGGCATTGCGGGCCAACGACTCGGTGGTGATTCCTGCTTCGCCGCAACAGGTCTTCGATACCTTGCTCGACCCGCAGACGCTGGCGGCGATCATTCCCGGTTGTCACGACCTCGTGCTTGAAGGCGAAAACCGTTACCGCGCAGACGTCACCGTCGGCGTCGGCATGATCCGTGCGCGCTTCGAGGCCAAGGTCGCCCTGAGTGATCTGGACCCACCGCATTCATTGCGTCTGTCCGGTTCCGGCAGCAGCTCGATGGGGTCGGCCCAGGGTCAGGCCAAGGTGCGTTTCGTCGAACTGGAAAATGGCCACACACGTCTGGAATACCAATACCAGGTGGCGGTCAGCGGCAAAGTCGCCGCGGTCGGCGGCCGAATGTTGCAAGGGGCCTCGAAAGTGATCATCGGACAAATCTTTACTCGACTGTCGCAACGGGTCAGCGGCCAAGCCATCTCCACCGGCTGGTGGGCGCGACTGCGGGCCTCGCTTGGCGCGCTGTTTGGCAAGGGAGGTGCGCAATGA
- a CDS encoding FAD binding domain-containing protein, with protein sequence MKPAAFDYVRADTRRQVVELLAEYGQEARIIAGGQSLMAVLNMRLAQPKLLIDINHVTELAYIELRKDCLAVGAGVRQAQLLARSTLMDEVPLLALAMPWIGHFQTRNRGTVCGSVAHADPSAELPLCLVTLGGEIVLESKKGKRIVKAADFFQGILTTDKRADELVVEVRFPLKREGITYRFREIAMRHGDFAIVSLAAAIGADQVELGIGGVADRPQRRSLPRGAALPDALNQTAWSLDAQDDVQASAAYRRQLIRELGHQLIEGV encoded by the coding sequence ATGAAACCGGCTGCTTTCGATTACGTTCGGGCTGACACCCGTCGTCAGGTGGTTGAGTTGCTCGCCGAGTACGGCCAGGAAGCTCGCATCATCGCCGGCGGTCAATCGCTGATGGCGGTGCTGAACATGCGCCTGGCTCAACCCAAGTTGCTGATCGACATCAATCATGTGACTGAGCTGGCCTATATCGAACTGCGCAAGGATTGTCTGGCGGTAGGCGCCGGGGTACGACAGGCGCAACTGCTGGCGCGTTCGACCCTGATGGACGAGGTGCCTTTATTGGCACTGGCGATGCCCTGGATCGGTCACTTCCAGACGCGTAATCGCGGCACAGTCTGCGGTTCGGTGGCTCATGCCGACCCGAGCGCCGAGTTGCCGCTGTGCCTGGTGACGCTGGGCGGCGAGATCGTTCTCGAGTCGAAAAAAGGCAAGCGCATCGTCAAGGCTGCCGATTTCTTCCAAGGCATTCTCACCACCGACAAGCGTGCGGATGAACTGGTCGTCGAGGTGCGTTTTCCGCTCAAGCGCGAAGGCATCACCTATCGCTTCCGCGAAATCGCCATGCGCCACGGCGACTTCGCGATTGTCTCCCTGGCCGCGGCCATCGGCGCGGATCAGGTCGAGCTTGGCATCGGCGGGGTCGCCGACCGTCCACAACGTCGCAGCCTGCCTCGTGGTGCCGCGCTGCCGGACGCGCTCAATCAAACCGCCTGGTCGCTCGATGCACAAGACGACGTGCAGGCCAGCGCTGCCTATCGCCGCCAACTTATTCGCGAGCTGGGCCATCAGCTGATTGAAGGAGTCTGA
- a CDS encoding (2Fe-2S)-binding protein — protein MRVTADQTFPIRLELNGRSREALAEPRTQLCDFLRHDLGATGVHVGCEHGVCGACTVLVDGVAMRSCLMLAVQGHERRIETVESLADDDTLSDLQQAFRRHHALQCGFCTAGILMSCVDFLERVPSPDETQVRDMLSGHLCRCTGYTGIVQAVLEVAAQRQTNKGV, from the coding sequence ATGCGTGTAACTGCCGACCAAACCTTTCCGATTCGCCTGGAACTCAATGGCCGCTCCCGCGAAGCCCTGGCTGAACCGCGGACCCAACTTTGCGACTTTCTGCGCCACGACCTCGGTGCCACCGGTGTCCATGTCGGATGCGAACACGGTGTCTGCGGTGCCTGCACGGTGCTGGTGGACGGAGTCGCCATGCGTTCCTGCCTGATGCTCGCGGTACAGGGGCACGAGCGACGTATCGAGACCGTCGAGTCCCTGGCCGACGACGACACACTAAGCGACCTGCAACAAGCCTTTCGCCGTCATCACGCCTTGCAGTGCGGCTTTTGCACTGCGGGCATTCTCATGTCCTGCGTGGATTTCCTCGAACGGGTACCCAGCCCGGACGAGACCCAGGTACGCGACATGCTTTCGGGGCATCTATGTCGCTGCACGGGTTACACCGGCATCGTTCAGGCCGTGCTCGAAGTCGCTGCCCAGCGCCAAACGAACAAAGGGGTATAA